A region of the Dehalococcoidia bacterium genome:
GCCACGACGCGGCGGTTGAGCAGCAGCGCCAGCTTGAATTCAGCGGCCACGCAGGAGAGATCGTGCGTCGCCGCTATGACCGTCCTGCCCTCCGCTGTCAACACATGGAACAGCTTTATCATGTCGTGCTGGGCCGTCGCGTCCAGCCCGGTCATCGGCTCGTCCAGAAGCATGATCTCGGGGTCGCTCGCCAGCGCCCGTGCGAGCAGGACCCGGCGCTGCTGGCCACCGGACAGCTCGCCAATCTGGCGTTCGGCCATGTCCGTCAGCCGCACTTTCTCCAGGGCGCGGCGCGCCGCCTCCCGCTCTGCTTTTCCGGGACGGCGAAAGAGGCCCAGCCGCGAGTAGCTCCCCATCATCACCACGTCAAAGACGGTGACCGGGAAGCCCCAGTCCACCAGCTCCACCTGGGGCGTGTACGCCACAAGTCCGCGGGCTTCCC
Encoded here:
- a CDS encoding metal ABC transporter ATP-binding protein, translated to MSVSSSVQELPVAAGLAALEVTGLSAGYRQTAALQDVSFSVPRGSLLAVVGPNGAGKSTLLKVILGLVAPWKGSVHVLGRPVREARGLVAYTPQVELVDWGFPVTVFDVVMMGSYSRLGLFRRPGKAEREAARRALEKVRLTDMAERQIGELSGGQQRRVLLARALASDPEIMLLDEPMTGLDATAQHDMIKLFHVLTAEGRTVIAATHDLSCVAAEFKLALLLNRRVVAFGPPREAMTQAMLNETFQRHMLWVNVDGRIFIVHG